GACACGAATTGCGGTTATCGGCGGAGGAAAGATCGGCGGCGCCCTCATCGGCGGCCTCATCGACGGCGGAGTGGACCCCAAGTGCATCTACCTGGTGCAGCGGTCGCCCGAGCGTCGCAAGGCGCTGCGGGACATGTACGGCATCGTCGACGCCGATGACGCCGAGCAGGCCGTGGACGGCGCCGACGTCGTGTTCCTGTGCGTGAAGCCGCACGGCATCGTGCCGCTGCTGGAGGAGATCTCCGGGGTCATCGACGAGGGCGAGGGCGACACCGTCGTGGCGTCCATGGCCGCGGGCATCACCCTCGACGAGCTGGAGTCCGTCTGCGCCGTCGGGACGCCCGTCCTGCGCGTCATGCCCAACACCCCGATGCTCGTGGGCCGGGGCGTCAACGCCATCGCCCCGGGCCGCTTCGCCAACGACGACCACGTCGATCAGGTCCGCTCGCTGCTGGAGAAGGTCGGCCACGTCGAGGTCGTCGAGGAGAAGCAGATGGACGCCGTCACCGCGGTGTCCGGCTCCGGCCCCGCGTACTTCTTCCAGTTCGTCGAGGCCATGGTCGACTCGGGCGTGACGCTGGGCCTCAAGCGCGATCAGGCGCAGCGCCTGGCCACCGCCACCGCCCTGGGCGCCGCGGAGATGATGATGGCGGAGGGCGCCGACCCGGTGAACCTGCGCGCCGACGTCTCCTCGCCCGGCGGCACCACCGCCGCCGCGACGAGCACCTTCGAGGAGGAGGGCCTGCGCCGCGCGGTCATCCGCGCCATGCGCGCCTGCCACGACAAGTCCGCGTCGATGGGCCGCCCGGCCGGCAAGTCTTCCGGCAAATCCTCCGGCAAGTGAGCGGACCCGACCCGTCGTCAAGCGGGACCGGGTAGGAGATCTGCGGCCTCGCGCCGCACGCACCGCCCCCGACCGCCCCACCCCGGCGAAAAACGCCGGACCGAGCCCTCCCGCCCCCGCGGGAGGGTTTTCGCAGTTGAAGGGTGGCGCGGGGCGGTTTCCACCTGCCCGGGTGTTCCGACAACAACAGTAACGGTCGCCCCATTCGCGCCCTTGTATCGCATTGGCACCACCGATAACGGTAGGGTTTAAGAAGCAACCGCGTGTTCACAGTCTCTGCAGGAGGGGAAGCCTGCAGCGCGCGGAGTGCGCTGAAGGGAATGCGATTATGACGAATGCCGAGAACGGGACGTTTCTGACGGTGGCCGAGGTCGCCGAGATCATGCGGGTGTCCAAGATGACCGTGTACCGCCTGGTCCACGCCGGCGAGCTGCCTGCCGTGCGCGTCGGACGCTCCTTCCGCGTCCACGAGAGCGCGGTGAAGACGTACCTCGACTCGTCCTTCTACGACGCCGGGTAGGCCATCCGACGGGTCGTCCGCCGCGTTTCGCGCAGGGTGGCGGGTGAGGGGCGTTTGACCCCGGCACCCGGCTCCCCGCTATGATTGACCCGATTGGCGCCCGATGCGCCCCATGATTCGCCCCCGCACCCCGCGGAGGTAGCGCCCGGGGCATTGCGTCGGACGCGATAACCAGCACAGAAGTCAACGAATAGCGAGGTCGAGCCGATGGGTTCCGTCATCAAGAAGCGCCGCAAGCGCATGTCGAAGAAGAAGCACCGCAAGATGCTCCGACGCACCCGAGTCCAGCGCCGGAAGCTCGGCAAGTAGGTCCCGCGGCGGGTTTCCCGCCCCGAGGGCCCGCGACGCCCGCCCCACCACGCGTGGGGCGGGCGTTTCGGCGTTCCGGGGAGGGCTCCCGGTATCGTCGGGGGCATGATTCCGGAACCGGACCTCGAGTTCGTCGAGGACACGTGGTTCCCCGCCCTGACCCCGCTGCACGACCATTGGTTCCGCGTGGAATTGCACGGCGGGGAGCGCATCCCCGCCGACGGCCCCACGATGATCGTGGCCAACCATTCGGGCAACCTGCCCGTCGACGCGCTGATGGCCCAGCTGTCGCTGCACCGCGCGTCGGGGCGGCTGATGCGACTGTTGGCCGGTGACGTGGCGTTTTCCCTGCCCATCGTGTCCGAGCTGGCCACGATGGTGGGCGCGGTGCGCGCCAGCCGCGACGCCGCCGGCGACCTGCTGCGCGCCGGAGAGATGGTCGGCGTGTTCCCCGAGGGCTACCGCGGCCTGGGCAAGCCGTACACCGAGCGGTACCAGCTGCAGGCGTTCGGCCGCGGCGGATTCGCGGCGACGGCGCTGCGCCACGGGGCGACGATCGTGCCCGTGGCCATCACCGGCGCGGAGGAGATCTACCCGCAGCTGGGCGCGGTGTTCCGCGGGTCGGCGCTGCTGGGCGCCGAGGGCATGAAGACGTCCAACATCGGCCGCGCCGAGGGCGCCGCGCCCGTGGACGAGGCCCTGGAGTCCCTGGTCCTGGGCGTGGCCGACGTGCTCGCGGAGGGCGCGTCGACGCCGCTGAAGGACCTGCCGGCCTGGCTGGTCGGCGCGGAGGGCGCCGCCGAACGGAAGGTGTTGCTGGAGCTGGTGCGCGACGTGGTGCTGTCCGTCGCCCGCGGCCTGGGCATCCCCTACATCCCGACGACGCCGTTCTTCCCGTGGCTCGGCGTGGCGGGCGCGGTGCCGTTGCCGTCGAAGTGGCGGATCGACGTCCTCGACCCCATCGATCCCCGCGACTGGGCCGAGGGCTACCGCGGCGGGTTCATGGAGGACCCCGCGCCGGGGGCCGGCGGCGGCGTGCCCGGCCCCGTTGCGCTTCACGACGACCCGGTGTCGGTGCTGGGGCTGTCCGGCGAGGTCAAGGGGCGCATCCAGTCCACGCTGCTGAAGAACCTGCGGGACCGCAGGAGCGCCTTTTACTGAGGGGGCGGGCGCGGACTGCCGCTGATCCGGGCGCCGGCCGATTGCCGTGCCGCCGCCCGCCTACCGAGTGGCCGTCGCCTACCGGCCGCGCGACCGCAGACCGTTCCAGGCCAGGTACCCGCCGGCCGCCGTCGCGCCGACGCCGGAGGCGAGCCCACCCCACCGGGCGGCGGTGAACATGGTGTGGCGCAGCTTCCGGTAATCGCGGATCGACCAGCCGCGCTCCTCCGCGATGCGGCGCAGCCGCCGGTCGGGGTTGACGGCGACGGCCGACCCCACCATCGACAACATGGGCACGTCGTTGGCGGAGTCCGAGTATGCGGTACAGCGGGACAGGTCGAGGCCCGAGGACGCGGACAGCGCCGCGACGGCGTGTTTCTTGCCCGGGCCGTGGAGGATGTCGCCGACCAGGCGGCCGGTGAACGCGCCGCCCTCGACCTCGGCGACGGTGCCCAGGGCGCCGGTGAGCCCCAGCCGCTTCGCGATGACCTGCGCCAGCTGCACCGGCGCGGCGGTCACCAGCCAGACCTCCTGACCCGCCTGCAGGTGCAGGTTCGCCAGCTCGCGGGTGCCCGCGTAGACGCGGTCGCCGATGATCTCGTCGAAGATCTCCTCGGCCATGGCCACGGTCTCGTCGACGTCGTGGCCCTTGATGAAGGCCAGCGCCTGCTCGCGCGTGTCCGCGATGTCGACGGCGTCCTCGGAACCGGACACCCGGAACTTGATCTGCTTCCACAGCATCCCGGCCAGTTCGCGGTAGTCGAAGAAGCCGCGGCGGGCCAGGCCCGCGCCGAAAAGGAAGATCGACGCACCCTGGACCAGCGTGTTGTCGACGTCGAAGAAGGCCGCGGCGCCATTGTCCTG
This genomic stretch from Corynebacterium hansenii harbors:
- the proC gene encoding pyrroline-5-carboxylate reductase — its product is MTRIAVIGGGKIGGALIGGLIDGGVDPKCIYLVQRSPERRKALRDMYGIVDADDAEQAVDGADVVFLCVKPHGIVPLLEEISGVIDEGEGDTVVASMAAGITLDELESVCAVGTPVLRVMPNTPMLVGRGVNAIAPGRFANDDHVDQVRSLLEKVGHVEVVEEKQMDAVTAVSGSGPAYFFQFVEAMVDSGVTLGLKRDQAQRLATATALGAAEMMMAEGADPVNLRADVSSPGGTTAAATSTFEEEGLRRAVIRAMRACHDKSASMGRPAGKSSGKSSGK
- a CDS encoding helix-turn-helix domain-containing protein, whose product is MTNAENGTFLTVAEVAEIMRVSKMTVYRLVHAGELPAVRVGRSFRVHESAVKTYLDSSFYDAG
- a CDS encoding 30S ribosomal protein bS22, yielding MGSVIKKRRKRMSKKKHRKMLRRTRVQRRKLGK
- a CDS encoding lysophospholipid acyltransferase family protein, which gives rise to MIPEPDLEFVEDTWFPALTPLHDHWFRVELHGGERIPADGPTMIVANHSGNLPVDALMAQLSLHRASGRLMRLLAGDVAFSLPIVSELATMVGAVRASRDAAGDLLRAGEMVGVFPEGYRGLGKPYTERYQLQAFGRGGFAATALRHGATIVPVAITGAEEIYPQLGAVFRGSALLGAEGMKTSNIGRAEGAAPVDEALESLVLGVADVLAEGASTPLKDLPAWLVGAEGAAERKVLLELVRDVVLSVARGLGIPYIPTTPFFPWLGVAGAVPLPSKWRIDVLDPIDPRDWAEGYRGGFMEDPAPGAGGGVPGPVALHDDPVSVLGLSGEVKGRIQSTLLKNLRDRRSAFY
- a CDS encoding HAD family hydrolase, whose translation is MPSPGSDLPSLLPGDILSELLPSHGNVRHFLETVALQPLDPESQRAAGEAAALTAMSEVYGIGSDELLVGYRSVHGAAESAGGRERLSDPHPDIPQDNGAAAFFDVDNTLVQGASIFLFGAGLARRGFFDYRELAGMLWKQIKFRVSGSEDAVDIADTREQALAFIKGHDVDETVAMAEEIFDEIIGDRVYAGTRELANLHLQAGQEVWLVTAAPVQLAQVIAKRLGLTGALGTVAEVEGGAFTGRLVGDILHGPGKKHAVAALSASSGLDLSRCTAYSDSANDVPMLSMVGSAVAVNPDRRLRRIAEERGWSIRDYRKLRHTMFTAARWGGLASGVGATAAGGYLAWNGLRSRGR